The following proteins are co-located in the Frigidibacter mobilis genome:
- a CDS encoding UDP-N-acetylmuramoyl-L-alanyl-D-glutamate--2,6-diaminopimelate ligase — MAHSTKTLAELGLTAQGGADAAITGLSVDSRGVKPGHLFAALPGSRVHGAEFIQYALRMGAGAVLTDRAGAALARDVLEASPAALIVAEDPRAALAGAAALWFGAQPETVVAITGTSGKTSVATFTRQIWQAMGLRAINIGTMGVLGDFHAPLQRTTPEPITLHRLLSEAAAAGVTHAAMEASSHGLDQRRLDGVRLKAAGFTNFSQDHLDYHADFAEYFAAKGGLFSRILPAGASAVVNTADQSGLQMIAEHIEGRGHRLMLTGPTPAADLRIIAQRFDATGQDVRVGWGAEERQLRLNLIGGFQAENVLLAAGLCIGSGSPPDEVFRALSTLSTVPGRMQHVATRDNGATVFVDYSHKPGALASALQSLRPHVMGRIVCVFGAGGDRDRLKRPLMGEAAARHADLVYVTDDNPRSEDPAAIRAEVMAGCPNATEVADRAEAILRGVDALGPGDALLIAGKGHETGQIVGDTVYPFDDAEQASVAVAALEGRI, encoded by the coding sequence ATGGCGCATTCCACCAAGACGCTGGCCGAACTGGGTCTGACCGCGCAGGGCGGCGCCGATGCGGCGATCACCGGCCTGTCGGTGGACAGCCGGGGCGTCAAGCCCGGCCATCTGTTCGCCGCGCTGCCGGGCAGCCGGGTTCATGGCGCCGAGTTTATCCAATATGCGCTGCGCATGGGCGCGGGTGCGGTGCTGACCGACCGCGCCGGCGCGGCGCTTGCGCGGGATGTGCTGGAGGCCAGCCCCGCCGCGCTGATCGTGGCCGAGGATCCGCGCGCCGCGCTGGCCGGCGCCGCCGCGCTGTGGTTCGGCGCGCAGCCCGAAACCGTGGTGGCGATCACCGGCACCAGCGGCAAGACCAGTGTTGCCACCTTCACCCGGCAGATCTGGCAGGCGATGGGGCTGCGCGCGATCAATATCGGCACGATGGGGGTTCTGGGCGATTTCCACGCGCCCCTCCAGCGCACCACGCCCGAGCCGATCACCCTGCACCGGCTGCTGTCCGAGGCGGCGGCGGCCGGTGTCACCCATGCCGCGATGGAGGCCTCCTCGCACGGGCTCGACCAGCGGCGGCTGGACGGGGTGCGGCTGAAGGCGGCGGGATTCACCAACTTCAGCCAAGATCACCTCGACTATCACGCGGATTTCGCGGAATATTTTGCGGCAAAGGGTGGGCTCTTCAGCCGGATCCTGCCCGCGGGCGCCAGTGCCGTCGTCAACACCGCCGACCAGAGCGGGCTGCAGATGATCGCCGAGCATATCGAGGGGCGCGGCCACCGGCTGATGCTGACCGGACCCACCCCTGCCGCCGATCTGCGCATCATCGCGCAGCGCTTCGATGCCACCGGGCAGGATGTGCGGGTTGGCTGGGGTGCGGAGGAGCGGCAGCTGCGGCTGAACCTCATCGGCGGCTTCCAGGCGGAAAACGTGCTGCTGGCGGCGGGGCTGTGCATCGGCTCGGGCAGCCCGCCCGACGAGGTGTTCCGCGCCCTCTCCACGCTCAGCACCGTGCCGGGGCGGATGCAGCATGTCGCCACCCGCGACAATGGCGCGACGGTGTTCGTGGATTACTCGCACAAGCCCGGCGCGCTGGCCTCGGCGCTGCAATCGCTGCGCCCGCATGTGATGGGGCGGATCGTCTGCGTGTTCGGTGCGGGCGGCGACCGCGACCGGCTCAAGCGCCCGCTGATGGGCGAGGCGGCGGCACGCCATGCCGATCTGGTCTATGTCACCGATGACAACCCGCGCAGCGAGGATCCGGCCGCGATCCGTGCCGAGGTGATGGCCGGCTGCCCGAACGCGACCGAGGTTGCCGACCGGGCCGAGGCGATCTTGCGCGGGGTTGATGCGCTGGGGCCGGGGGATGCGCTGCTGATCGCGGGCAAGGGCCATGAGACGGGCCAGATCGTCGGCGACACCGTCTATCCGTTCGACGACGCCGAGCAGGCCAGTGTCGCCGTCGCCGCGCTGGAGGGCCGGATATGA
- the murD gene encoding UDP-N-acetylmuramoyl-L-alanine--D-glutamate ligase, with protein sequence MIPVQGYDGRKVAVLGLGRSGLATARALQAGGAEPVLWDDSPEARARAEAEGFACTDLGRDAAWQGVVLLVTSPGIPHLYPAPNRHIARAMALGVPVDNDIGLFFRSWAVADWQDFDLVPKVVAVTGSNGKSTTTALIHHILQVIGRPTQMAGNIGRGVLDLDPATDGEVVVLELSSYQTDLARALTPDVAVFTNLSPDHLGRHGGMGGYFAAKRRLFAEGGPDRAVIGVDEPEGVYLANQMAEGPADDRVIRISAGQKLEGEGWTVFARKGFLAEWRKGKQVAAIDLRAIQGLPGAHNHQNACAAYAACRSLGLPPRLIEQALTSFAGLPHRSQTIASRGGVRFVNDSKATNVDSAAKALQAFPRIRWIAGGLGKEGGIGGLVPFLGSVTKAYLIGHSARDFALEIGTTPHEICETMEAAVTRAATEAEPGDTVLLAPAAASFDQYPDFEKRGEHFAALVAALPDHAG encoded by the coding sequence ATGATTCCGGTTCAAGGATATGACGGGCGCAAGGTCGCCGTTCTCGGCCTCGGCCGCTCGGGCCTGGCCACGGCGCGGGCGCTGCAGGCGGGCGGCGCCGAGCCGGTGCTGTGGGATGACAGCCCCGAGGCCCGTGCCAGGGCCGAGGCCGAGGGCTTTGCCTGCACCGACCTTGGCCGCGATGCCGCCTGGCAGGGCGTGGTGCTGCTGGTCACCTCGCCCGGCATCCCGCACCTCTACCCTGCGCCGAACCGCCATATCGCCCGCGCGATGGCGCTTGGCGTGCCGGTGGACAATGACATCGGCCTGTTCTTCCGCAGCTGGGCGGTCGCGGACTGGCAGGATTTCGACCTCGTTCCCAAGGTCGTCGCCGTCACCGGATCGAACGGCAAGTCCACCACGACGGCGCTGATCCACCACATCCTGCAGGTCATCGGCCGGCCCACGCAGATGGCCGGCAATATCGGCCGCGGGGTGCTGGACCTCGATCCTGCGACGGATGGCGAGGTGGTGGTGCTGGAACTGTCCAGCTACCAGACCGACCTTGCCCGCGCACTGACCCCCGATGTCGCGGTCTTCACCAATCTCTCGCCCGACCATCTGGGCCGGCATGGCGGCATGGGCGGCTATTTCGCCGCCAAGCGCCGGCTGTTCGCGGAAGGCGGCCCCGACCGGGCGGTGATCGGCGTGGACGAGCCCGAGGGCGTGTATCTGGCCAACCAGATGGCCGAGGGCCCGGCCGATGACCGGGTGATCCGCATCAGCGCCGGGCAGAAGCTGGAAGGCGAGGGCTGGACCGTCTTCGCCCGCAAGGGCTTCCTCGCCGAATGGCGCAAGGGCAAGCAGGTCGCTGCCATCGACCTGCGCGCGATCCAGGGCCTGCCGGGCGCGCATAACCACCAGAACGCCTGCGCCGCCTATGCCGCCTGCCGCAGCCTCGGCCTGCCGCCGCGGCTGATCGAACAGGCGCTGACCAGCTTTGCCGGGCTGCCGCATCGCAGCCAGACCATCGCCAGCCGTGGCGGCGTGCGCTTCGTGAACGACAGCAAGGCCACCAATGTCGACAGCGCCGCCAAGGCGCTGCAGGCCTTCCCGCGCATCCGCTGGATCGCCGGCGGGCTCGGGAAAGAGGGTGGCATCGGCGGACTGGTGCCCTTCCTCGGCTCGGTTACCAAGGCCTATCTCATCGGTCATTCCGCCCGCGACTTCGCGCTGGAGATCGGCACCACCCCGCATGAGATCTGTGAGACGATGGAGGCGGCCGTCACCCGCGCCGCCACCGAGGCGGAGCCGGGCGATACCGTGCTGCTGGCTCCCGCCGCCGCCAGCTTCGACCAGTATCCCGATTTCGAGAAGCGCGGCGAGCATTTCGCGGCGCTGGTGGCCGCGTTGCCCGACCATGCCGGCTGA
- the mraY gene encoding phospho-N-acetylmuramoyl-pentapeptide-transferase — MLYWLAQFSDGGDIFNLFRYITFRAGAAFFTALIFGFIFGRPLIDFLRRKQKKGQPIREDGPQTHFVKAGTPTMGGLLILSALLVSTLLWARLDNPYVWIVLLVTYAFGMIGFADDYAKVTKQNTKGVSSRTRFLIGLLIAALAGAAAAWVHPPALTGKLALPFLNETMLNLGIFFVPFSMVVIVGAANAVNLTDGLDGLAIMPVMIAAGTLGVIAYTVGRVDFAQYLGVNYVPGTGELLIFVAALIGGGLGFLWYNAPPAAVFMGDTGSLALGGALGAIAVVTKHEIVLAIVGGLFVVEAMSVIIQVLYFKRTGRRVFLMAPIHHHFEKKGWAEPQIVIRFWIISLILALIGLATLKLR, encoded by the coding sequence ATGCTGTATTGGCTGGCGCAGTTTTCGGACGGCGGCGATATCTTCAACCTGTTTCGCTACATCACCTTCCGGGCGGGTGCGGCTTTCTTCACCGCACTGATCTTCGGCTTCATCTTCGGCCGGCCGCTGATCGACTTCCTGCGCCGCAAGCAGAAGAAGGGCCAGCCGATCCGCGAGGACGGGCCCCAGACCCATTTCGTGAAGGCGGGCACGCCGACGATGGGGGGCCTCTTGATCCTGTCGGCGCTGCTGGTCTCGACCCTGCTCTGGGCGCGGCTCGACAATCCCTATGTCTGGATTGTGCTGCTGGTCACCTATGCCTTCGGCATGATTGGTTTTGCCGATGACTATGCCAAGGTCACCAAGCAGAACACCAAGGGTGTCTCCTCGCGCACCCGGTTCCTGATCGGCCTGTTGATTGCGGCCCTGGCGGGCGCGGCGGCGGCATGGGTGCATCCGCCCGCGTTGACCGGCAAGCTGGCGCTGCCGTTCCTCAATGAGACGATGCTGAACCTCGGCATCTTCTTCGTGCCCTTCTCGATGGTGGTGATCGTCGGCGCGGCCAATGCCGTGAACCTGACAGACGGGCTCGACGGACTGGCGATCATGCCGGTGATGATCGCCGCCGGAACGCTAGGGGTGATCGCCTATACCGTTGGCCGCGTCGACTTCGCGCAATATTTGGGCGTGAACTACGTGCCCGGCACCGGCGAGCTCTTGATCTTTGTTGCGGCGCTGATCGGCGGCGGGCTGGGATTCCTGTGGTACAACGCGCCGCCTGCCGCGGTGTTCATGGGCGATACCGGCAGCCTCGCGCTTGGCGGCGCGCTCGGCGCCATCGCGGTCGTGACCAAGCATGAAATCGTGCTGGCCATCGTCGGCGGCCTGTTCGTGGTCGAGGCGATGAGCGTCATCATCCAGGTGCTGTACTTCAAGCGGACCGGGCGGCGGGTGTTCCTGATGGCGCCGATCCACCACCATTTTGAAAAGAAGGGCTGGGCCGAGCCGCAGATCGTGATCCGCTTCTGGATCATCTCGCTGATCCTGGCGCTGATCGGCCTTGCCACGCTGAAGCTGCGCTGA
- the rsmH gene encoding 16S rRNA (cytosine(1402)-N(4))-methyltransferase RsmH, with protein MAAEAPRTAGPDAPHVPVLLRPLLAAVAPVSGTWLDGTFGAGGYARGLLEAGAERVIGVDRDPSVFAMAAQWAGDFGSRLRLVEGTFSDMDRLAGEMLDGVVLDLGVSSMQLDQAERGFSFMKDGPLDMRMSGAGTSAADLVNEAEEAELADIIYHYGEDRAARRIAKAIVRAREAAPITTTRALVAVVESCLPRPKPGQSHPATRTFQAIRIAVNDEFGQLIEGLEAAERALKPGGRLAVVTFHSLEDRVVKRFLLARSGGEAQGSRYAPERVDAAPAFKLLTRRAVAPDDAELAENPRARSAKLRVAQRTDAPAGRPDRSSLGLPQPAQGPAPRRKGH; from the coding sequence ATGGCTGCCGAAGCCCCCCGAACCGCTGGCCCCGACGCCCCGCATGTCCCGGTCCTGCTGCGCCCGCTGCTGGCCGCGGTGGCGCCTGTATCGGGCACATGGCTCGACGGCACCTTCGGAGCCGGCGGCTATGCCCGCGGGCTGCTGGAGGCGGGGGCAGAGCGGGTGATCGGCGTTGACCGCGACCCTTCGGTGTTTGCGATGGCGGCGCAGTGGGCCGGCGACTTCGGGAGCCGGCTGCGACTGGTGGAGGGCACGTTTTCCGACATGGACAGGCTTGCCGGCGAGATGCTGGACGGCGTGGTGCTGGATCTGGGCGTGTCGTCGATGCAGCTCGATCAGGCGGAACGCGGGTTCTCCTTCATGAAGGACGGTCCGCTCGACATGCGGATGAGCGGCGCGGGTACCAGCGCCGCCGATCTGGTGAACGAGGCGGAAGAGGCCGAGCTGGCCGACATCATCTATCACTATGGCGAGGACCGCGCGGCGCGGCGCATCGCCAAGGCCATCGTGCGGGCGCGCGAGGCGGCGCCGATCACCACGACACGGGCGCTGGTGGCCGTGGTCGAATCCTGCCTGCCGCGGCCGAAACCGGGGCAGAGCCATCCCGCAACCCGCACATTTCAGGCGATCCGCATTGCGGTGAATGACGAGTTCGGCCAGTTGATCGAAGGGCTGGAGGCGGCAGAGCGCGCGCTGAAACCCGGCGGGCGGTTGGCGGTCGTCACCTTCCATTCGCTTGAAGACCGGGTGGTCAAACGCTTCTTGCTGGCGCGTTCGGGCGGCGAGGCGCAGGGCAGCCGCTATGCCCCCGAACGGGTGGATGCCGCGCCGGCCTTCAAGCTGCTGACTCGCCGCGCCGTGGCTCCCGATGATGCCGAACTGGCCGAGAACCCCCGCGCCCGCTCTGCCAAACTGCGCGTCGCGCAGCGCACCGATGCGCCCGCCGGGCGGCCGGATCGCTCGTCGTTGGGCCTGCCGCAACCGGCGCAGGGCCCCGCGCCCCGCAGGAAAGGACACTGA
- a CDS encoding LysR family transcriptional regulator ArgP, which translates to MFDPTQLATLAAVLRLGSFEAAAAALNVTPPAVSQRIRALEERAGTVLVERTQPARATPAGARLARHHAELRLLEQGLARDLGSAAGPAAVVRIAVNADSLATWFLPALAAVEGMLFDLVIDDQDHSEAWLRRGEVMAAVTGHPGPVQGCEARPLGSLRYIATASPGFAARWFAGGVTAAALEQAPALIFNTKDRLQADWAAAATGAQPALPGHHIGSSEGFVTAALLGIGWGLNPEPLVAEHLAAGRLVALRPDLPLDVALHWQWIRAAGTPLAPLTAAVRAAAREGLA; encoded by the coding sequence ATGTTTGATCCCACCCAGCTTGCCACCCTCGCCGCCGTGCTGCGCCTTGGCAGCTTCGAGGCCGCCGCCGCCGCGCTGAACGTGACGCCCCCCGCCGTCTCGCAGCGGATCCGCGCGCTGGAAGAGCGGGCGGGCACGGTGCTGGTGGAGCGCACCCAGCCCGCCCGCGCCACCCCGGCGGGGGCAAGGCTGGCGCGGCACCACGCAGAGCTGCGGCTGCTGGAACAGGGGCTCGCGCGCGATCTGGGCAGCGCGGCGGGACCGGCGGCGGTGGTGCGGATCGCGGTCAATGCCGACAGCCTGGCGACCTGGTTCCTGCCAGCACTGGCGGCGGTGGAGGGGATGCTGTTCGACCTGGTGATCGACGATCAGGACCATTCCGAAGCCTGGCTGCGCCGGGGTGAGGTGATGGCGGCGGTGACGGGACATCCCGGCCCGGTACAGGGCTGCGAGGCCCGGCCGCTGGGATCGCTGCGCTACATCGCCACCGCCAGCCCGGGCTTCGCCGCGCGCTGGTTTGCAGGCGGGGTGACGGCCGCCGCGCTGGAGCAGGCCCCGGCGCTGATCTTCAACACCAAGGACCGGCTGCAGGCGGATTGGGCGGCGGCGGCCACCGGCGCGCAGCCCGCCCTGCCCGGCCATCACATCGGGTCGAGCGAGGGTTTCGTCACCGCCGCGCTGCTGGGGATCGGTTGGGGCCTGAACCCCGAGCCGCTGGTGGCAGAGCATCTGGCCGCGGGCCGGCTTGTGGCACTGCGCCCGGATCTGCCGCTGGACGTGGCGCTGCATTGGCAGTGGATCCGCGCGGCGGGCACGCCGCTGGCGCCGCTCACGGCGGCGGTGCGGGCGGCGGCGCGCGAGGGGCTGGCGTAG
- the mraZ gene encoding division/cell wall cluster transcriptional repressor MraZ — protein sequence MTGSFRGEFSQKVDGKGRVSIPAAFRRHLEEGDPEFRARREALREDDKLKGGARFVIVYGDTRREFLECYTVEGMAALEARILAIPRGTPSRRALERVFITLSTVAEIDGDGRIVLPQKLREKLSLGEEAVFAGTADTFQIWQPEAYERDVAEKAEEEIEGLAPGVDIAALLDRNF from the coding sequence GTGACGGGGTCGTTCCGGGGAGAATTCAGCCAGAAGGTCGACGGAAAGGGCAGGGTGTCCATTCCGGCGGCATTTCGGCGTCACCTGGAAGAGGGCGATCCCGAGTTCCGCGCCCGGCGCGAGGCGCTGCGCGAGGATGACAAGCTCAAGGGCGGCGCCCGCTTTGTCATCGTCTATGGCGATACCCGCCGCGAATTCCTTGAATGCTACACGGTCGAGGGCATGGCGGCGCTGGAAGCGCGCATCCTTGCCATCCCGCGCGGCACCCCCAGCCGCCGCGCGCTGGAGCGGGTGTTCATCACCCTGTCCACCGTGGCCGAGATCGACGGCGATGGCCGCATCGTGCTGCCGCAGAAGCTGCGTGAGAAGCTGAGCCTCGGCGAGGAAGCCGTGTTCGCCGGCACCGCCGACACCTTCCAGATCTGGCAACCCGAAGCCTATGAACGCGACGTGGCCGAGAAGGCCGAGGAAGAGATCGAGGGCCTGGCCCCCGGTGTCGATATCGCAGCGCTTCTGGACAGGAATTTCTGA
- a CDS encoding UDP-N-acetylmuramoyl-tripeptide--D-alanyl-D-alanine ligase, producing MTVLWSAADAAAATGGRATRAFAATGVSIDTRSLQPGDLFVALTDARDGHDFVRAALDKGAAAALVSRIPAGCTENDPLLIVPDVLEGLTALGAAGRARGRAQVIAVTGSVGKTSTKEMLRAMLAAQGRIHAAEASYNNHWGVPLTLARMPPDADFAVIEIGMNHPGEIAPLARLARPHVAMITTVAAAHLEAFDSIEAIAREKAAIFDGLEPGGTAVIPLGLPVSDILALAACRAARVLSFGPVAGADFRLTGAQMTPDATIVQADHAGLPLLFKVRSPGRHFALNSLAALAVVEAVGADIAIAALDLGLWSPPLGRGTRERIVLDIVDDHLSFELIDDAFNANPASMAAALDMLGASRPTDGIGRKSEGRRIAILGDMLELGSDELRMHADIARHPAMAGIRLVHCVGPRMKVLHDILPRAQRGEWHETARALAARAHHLADAGDVVLVKGSKGIKVSLVVDALRKLGQSVAHDNRGTE from the coding sequence ATGACCGTTCTGTGGAGCGCTGCCGATGCCGCCGCCGCGACGGGCGGGCGCGCGACCCGGGCCTTTGCCGCCACCGGCGTGTCGATCGATACCCGCAGCCTGCAGCCGGGCGACCTGTTCGTCGCGCTGACCGATGCGCGCGACGGCCATGATTTCGTGCGTGCCGCGCTGGACAAGGGCGCCGCCGCCGCGCTGGTCAGCCGCATTCCGGCTGGCTGCACCGAAAATGACCCGCTGCTGATCGTGCCGGATGTGCTGGAGGGGCTGACGGCACTTGGCGCGGCGGGGCGCGCGCGCGGGCGGGCGCAGGTCATCGCCGTCACCGGATCGGTGGGCAAGACCTCGACCAAGGAAATGCTGCGCGCCATGCTGGCGGCGCAGGGCCGCATCCATGCCGCCGAAGCCAGCTACAACAACCACTGGGGCGTCCCGCTGACGCTGGCGCGGATGCCGCCCGATGCCGACTTCGCCGTGATCGAGATCGGGATGAACCACCCCGGCGAGATCGCGCCGCTGGCCCGCCTTGCCCGCCCGCATGTGGCGATGATTACAACCGTCGCCGCCGCGCATCTGGAGGCGTTCGACAGTATCGAGGCCATCGCGCGCGAGAAGGCCGCGATCTTCGACGGGCTGGAGCCGGGGGGCACCGCCGTGATCCCGCTGGGCCTGCCGGTCAGCGACATCCTGGCCCTGGCCGCCTGCCGCGCCGCCCGGGTGCTGAGTTTCGGCCCGGTGGCGGGCGCCGATTTCCGGCTGACGGGTGCACAGATGACCCCCGATGCGACCATCGTGCAGGCCGACCATGCCGGCCTGCCGCTGCTGTTCAAGGTCCGCAGCCCGGGGCGGCATTTCGCGCTGAACAGCCTTGCCGCGCTGGCGGTGGTCGAGGCGGTCGGCGCCGATATCGCCATCGCCGCGCTGGACCTTGGCCTCTGGTCGCCCCCCCTTGGCCGCGGCACGCGCGAGCGCATCGTGCTCGACATCGTCGATGACCACCTGTCCTTCGAGCTGATCGACGACGCTTTCAACGCCAACCCCGCCTCTATGGCCGCTGCGCTCGACATGCTGGGCGCCTCGCGCCCCACCGACGGTATCGGCCGCAAGTCCGAAGGCCGCCGCATCGCCATCCTGGGCGACATGCTGGAGTTGGGTTCCGACGAGCTGCGGATGCATGCCGATATCGCGCGGCATCCGGCGATGGCGGGCATCCGGCTGGTGCATTGCGTCGGCCCGCGGATGAAGGTGCTGCATGACATCCTGCCCCGCGCGCAGCGGGGCGAGTGGCACGAGACCGCCCGGGCCCTGGCGGCGCGCGCGCATCATCTGGCCGATGCCGGCGATGTCGTGCTGGTCAAGGGCTCCAAGGGCATCAAAGTCAGCCTCGTGGTTGACGCGCTGCGCAAACTCGGCCAATCGGTCGCGCACGACAATCGAGGGACCGAGTAA
- a CDS encoding Mrp/NBP35 family ATP-binding protein — translation MTVTKDAVLAALARIRLPSGRDLVAEDLVRALVVESDSRGESVRFVLEAPSPEAARGMEPVRAAAEAAVRALPGVAQVSVVLTAHGPAAKPAAPSLKIGGHPTPQAPGQTGPQRVAGIDRIVAVASGKGGVGKSTVSSNLAVALARAGRRVGLLDADIYGPSQPRMMGVSGRPDSPDGKTMIPLHAHGVTVMSIGLLLKEDEAVVWRGPMLMGALQQLLGQVAWGELDVLIVDLPPGTGDVQLTLCQRTHLTGAVVVSTPQDVALLDARRAIDMFAKLKTPVLGLIENMSAYICPNCGHEAHIFGHGGVRAEAAKLGLPFLGEIPLSLDVRLAGDAGTPIAAGEGPIAGAYAALARRLIDGGMA, via the coding sequence ATGACCGTGACGAAAGACGCCGTTCTCGCCGCCCTGGCCCGGATTCGCCTGCCCTCGGGCCGCGATCTTGTGGCCGAGGACCTGGTGCGCGCATTGGTGGTAGAGAGCGACTCGAGGGGCGAGTCGGTTCGCTTCGTGCTGGAAGCGCCCTCGCCCGAGGCCGCGCGGGGGATGGAGCCGGTGCGCGCCGCGGCCGAGGCGGCGGTGCGGGCGCTGCCGGGGGTAGCCCAGGTCTCGGTGGTGCTGACGGCGCATGGCCCGGCGGCGAAACCTGCCGCGCCCAGCCTGAAGATCGGCGGCCACCCCACGCCGCAGGCCCCGGGCCAGACCGGGCCGCAGCGGGTGGCGGGGATCGACCGGATCGTGGCGGTTGCCTCGGGCAAGGGCGGGGTCGGCAAATCCACCGTCTCCTCGAACCTCGCAGTGGCGCTGGCGCGGGCGGGGCGGCGGGTCGGGCTGCTGGATGCAGACATATACGGTCCCTCGCAGCCGCGGATGATGGGGGTGTCGGGCCGGCCGGACTCGCCCGATGGCAAGACCATGATCCCGCTGCACGCGCATGGGGTGACGGTGATGTCCATCGGCCTGCTGCTGAAGGAGGACGAGGCGGTGGTCTGGCGCGGGCCGATGCTGATGGGCGCGCTGCAGCAACTGCTGGGGCAGGTGGCCTGGGGCGAACTGGACGTGCTGATCGTCGATCTGCCGCCCGGCACCGGCGATGTGCAGCTGACCCTGTGCCAGCGCACGCATCTGACCGGGGCGGTGGTGGTGTCCACCCCGCAGGACGTGGCGCTGCTGGATGCGCGGCGGGCCATCGACATGTTTGCCAAGCTCAAGACCCCGGTTCTGGGGCTGATCGAGAATATGTCTGCTTATATCTGCCCGAACTGCGGGCATGAGGCGCATATCTTCGGGCATGGCGGCGTGCGGGCCGAGGCGGCCAAGCTGGGGCTGCCATTCCTGGGCGAGATCCCCCTCAGCCTCGATGTGCGGCTGGCGGGCGATGCCGGCACCCCGATCGCCGCGGGCGAGGGGCCGATCGCCGGGGCCTATGCCGCGCTGGCGCGGCGGCTGATCGACGGTGGCATGGCCTGA
- a CDS encoding class I SAM-dependent methyltransferase, which produces MAGPADRGPRPRRARVGPRLRRRDPLALHLAAQGLAVTGLDASAPMLALARRRVPQARFLQGDMRELALDMRFAAILAWDSFFHLTQADQLALIPRLAAHLAPGGRLLFTCGPAAGEAIGSVGGEPVYHASLSPAGYAAALEAAGLFPRLFIAEDTATQGRSLWLAQRRA; this is translated from the coding sequence GTGGCTGGACCGGCTGACCGAGGGCCTCGCCCCCGGCGCGCCCGTGTTGGACCTCGGCTGCGGCGCCGGGATCCCCTCGCCCTGCATCTGGCCGCGCAGGGCCTTGCCGTCACCGGGCTCGACGCCTCGGCCCCGATGCTGGCGCTGGCCCGCCGCCGCGTGCCGCAGGCGCGGTTCCTGCAGGGCGACATGCGCGAGCTGGCGCTGGACATGCGCTTTGCCGCGATCCTCGCCTGGGACAGCTTCTTCCACCTGACCCAAGCCGACCAGCTTGCCCTGATCCCGCGCCTTGCCGCGCATCTGGCCCCCGGCGGCCGGCTGCTGTTCACCTGTGGCCCCGCTGCCGGCGAGGCCATTGGCAGCGTCGGCGGCGAGCCGGTCTATCACGCCAGCCTGAGCCCTGCCGGCTATGCCGCGGCGCTGGAGGCCGCAGGCCTGTTCCCGCGCCTCTTCATCGCCGAGGACACCGCCACCCAGGGCCGCTCGCTCTGGCTGGCACAGCGCCGCGCCTGA
- a CDS encoding LysE/ArgO family amino acid transporter — MPVAYFAGLRLGLGLIVAIGAQNAFVLRQGLRREHVLATCAFCALADAALIALGVGGFALASDRLPWLVPALRWGGVAFLIWYGARAFASAWRGGAALEAGRAGGATLGATLAALALITFANPHVWLDTVVLLGGVSAQFEGQGAAFAAGAMTGSVLFFFSLGYGARLLAPLFARPLAWRVLDAVIGCVMWSIAAGLALD, encoded by the coding sequence ATGCCCGTCGCTTATTTTGCCGGCCTTCGCCTCGGCCTCGGCCTGATCGTCGCCATCGGCGCGCAGAATGCCTTCGTGCTGCGCCAGGGGCTGCGGCGCGAGCATGTGCTGGCGACCTGCGCCTTCTGCGCGCTGGCCGATGCGGCGCTGATCGCGCTTGGCGTGGGCGGCTTCGCGCTGGCCTCGGACCGGCTGCCCTGGCTGGTGCCTGCGCTGCGCTGGGGCGGGGTCGCGTTCCTCATCTGGTATGGCGCGCGGGCCTTCGCGTCGGCCTGGCGCGGCGGGGCGGCGCTGGAGGCGGGGCGGGCGGGGGGCGCGACATTGGGCGCGACGCTGGCGGCACTGGCGCTGATAACCTTCGCCAACCCGCATGTCTGGCTCGATACCGTGGTGCTGCTTGGCGGCGTCTCGGCCCAGTTCGAGGGGCAGGGAGCCGCCTTTGCCGCCGGGGCGATGACCGGTTCGGTGCTGTTCTTCTTCTCGCTCGGCTATGGCGCGCGGCTGCTGGCGCCGCTGTTTGCGCGCCCCCTTGCCTGGCGGGTGCTCGATGCGGTGATCGGCTGCGTG
- the ftsL gene encoding cell division protein FtsL, with protein sequence MRSLFYVLTALAVMGLAFWAYRENYRTQARLTEIDRLQSEIGHLRESLGVLKAEWAYLNRPDRLRELAEINFDRLGLLPLRAAQFGTAAQVGYPEKPLPPVTDPVETFGALPETEETTP encoded by the coding sequence ATGCGCAGCCTGTTCTATGTTCTCACCGCGCTAGCCGTGATGGGTCTTGCCTTCTGGGCCTACCGCGAGAATTACCGCACTCAGGCCCGGCTGACCGAGATCGACCGCCTGCAATCGGAAATCGGCCATCTGCGCGAAAGCCTGGGCGTGCTGAAGGCGGAATGGGCCTATCTCAACCGCCCCGACCGGCTGCGCGAACTGGCCGAGATCAACTTCGACCGGCTGGGCCTGCTGCCGCTGCGCGCCGCGCAGTTCGGCACGGCGGCGCAGGTCGGCTATCCGGAAAAGCCGCTGCCGCCGGTCACCGACCCGGTGGAAACCTTTGGCGCCCTGCCCGAAACAGAGGAGACGACGCCATGA